The following are encoded together in the Mycolicibacterium arabiense genome:
- a CDS encoding type II toxin-antitoxin system Rv0910 family toxin has protein sequence MAKLSESVEIPLPPEQAWTAASDLSRYKEWLTIHRMWRSKLPENLEKGTRITSILEVKGMLNRIDWTIVNWKPPQSMTLDGNGKGGVKVKLIGKIKPSPAGSTVSFDIHLGGPALFGPIGMVVASALKSDIRASLEKFKAVFG, from the coding sequence ATGGCGAAGCTCTCCGAATCCGTCGAGATCCCCCTCCCGCCGGAGCAGGCCTGGACGGCTGCGTCCGATCTGTCGCGCTACAAGGAGTGGCTGACGATCCACCGGATGTGGCGCAGCAAGCTGCCCGAGAACCTGGAGAAGGGCACCAGGATCACCTCGATCCTGGAGGTCAAGGGCATGCTCAACCGCATCGACTGGACGATCGTGAACTGGAAGCCGCCGCAGTCGATGACGCTCGACGGCAACGGCAAGGGCGGGGTCAAGGTCAAGCTGATCGGCAAGATCAAGCCGTCACCTGCCGGCTCCACGGTGTCGTTCGACATCCACCTCGGCGGCCCCGCGCTGTTCGGGCCGATCGGCATGGTGGTCGCGAGCGCGCTGAAGAGCGACATCCGCGCGTCCCTGGAGAAGTTCAAGGCCGTCTTCGGCTAG
- a CDS encoding MBL fold metallo-hydrolase translates to MLGEAVRLIGGTAAIVGGGWALRALQGTPSALGASPVEIGAVAKRSPNYRDGVFVNLEPASETSLSREEQFLLLRDVVGNGPAQRPPKDVPLVTPAVDLPAADLAVTWFGHSSALIEVDGYRILADPIWSDRCSPSRAVGPHRLHPVPAPLEALPAIDAVIISHDHYDHLDIDTVKQLARTQRSKFFVPLGIGAHLRAWHIPDDRIVELDWNESARLGDLTLVCTPARHFSGRFVNRDVTLWSSWAVIGPQHKAFFGGDTGYGKIFADIGAEHGPFDVTLMPIGAYHPGWPDIHMNPEEAVRAHRDVTDRGLLVPIHWATFRLAPHPWSEPVERMLTAATGEGVLVATPRPGERVERMTEASLDAWWRS, encoded by the coding sequence ATGCTCGGCGAGGCGGTACGCCTGATCGGCGGGACGGCGGCCATCGTCGGTGGCGGCTGGGCACTGCGCGCGCTGCAGGGCACCCCCTCGGCGCTCGGTGCCTCGCCGGTCGAGATCGGCGCCGTCGCCAAGCGGTCGCCGAACTACCGCGACGGGGTGTTCGTCAACCTCGAACCCGCCTCCGAGACCAGCCTGAGCAGGGAAGAACAGTTCCTGTTGCTGCGCGACGTCGTCGGCAACGGCCCGGCCCAGCGCCCGCCGAAGGACGTGCCGCTGGTGACGCCCGCCGTCGACCTGCCCGCCGCGGACCTCGCCGTGACCTGGTTCGGTCACTCGTCCGCCCTGATCGAGGTCGACGGCTACCGCATCCTGGCCGACCCGATCTGGAGCGACCGGTGCTCGCCGTCCCGGGCCGTCGGTCCGCACCGGTTGCACCCGGTACCCGCCCCGCTCGAGGCGCTGCCCGCCATCGACGCGGTCATCATCAGCCACGACCACTACGACCACCTCGACATCGACACCGTCAAGCAACTGGCCCGCACCCAGCGATCGAAGTTCTTCGTACCGCTCGGCATCGGAGCGCACCTGCGGGCATGGCACATCCCCGATGACCGGATCGTCGAACTCGACTGGAACGAGAGCGCGCGCCTCGGCGACCTCACGCTGGTCTGCACCCCGGCGCGGCACTTCTCGGGACGCTTCGTCAACCGCGACGTGACGCTGTGGTCGTCGTGGGCCGTGATCGGCCCCCAGCACAAGGCGTTCTTCGGCGGCGACACCGGCTACGGCAAGATCTTCGCCGACATCGGCGCCGAGCACGGCCCGTTCGACGTCACGCTCATGCCCATCGGGGCCTATCACCCCGGCTGGCCCGACATCCACATGAATCCCGAAGAGGCGGTGCGGGCCCACCGCGACGTCACCGACCGCGGTCTGCTCGTCCCGATCCACTGGGCGACGTTCCGGCTGGCACCGCATCCGTGGTCCGAACCCGTCGAGCGGATGCTGACCGCCGCGACCGGCGAGGGCGTGTTGGTCGCGACCCCGCGCCCGGGGGAGCGCGTCGAACGCATGACGGAGGCGTCATTGGACGCATGGTGGCGGTCCTGA
- a CDS encoding ADP-ribosylglycohydrolase family protein — MNLSTAQLDRACGVLLATAAGDALGAPYEFEPPRGPDLEVAMVGGGSFGWNPGEWTDDTSMALAIAEVAATGADLRDEPAQTAIVTRWYEWSLTATDVGNQTRSVLGATGRAGVSAANALAASRMLHERTGHTAGNGSLMRTAPVALAYLDDEDALVDAARTISELTHFDPDAAEACVLWCLAIRHAVLTGDLDVRAGLERLTDARRELWVERLDVAEASVPSSFRRNGWVVEALQAAWSAITTTPVPADDPTAGVFAADHLRLALDAAVRSGNDTDTVAAIAGGLLGARWGASAVPGTWRRLLNGWPGLKARGLVSLATRIVGADRPFDNYVVPMTPSPHPHDDGVWLGDLATLQALPEDVGAVVSLCRVNDRDLPPGVEQIDIRLIDVVGANAHLDFVLLDTVRLLEALRAEGRTVLLHCVAAHSRTPAVAALYGARRAGLSGRDALAAVCEVLPDAYPNWDFRDALDRLAP; from the coding sequence ATGAATCTATCAACAGCACAACTGGATCGGGCGTGCGGCGTCCTACTGGCCACGGCAGCGGGTGACGCGCTCGGCGCGCCGTACGAGTTCGAGCCGCCGCGCGGTCCCGATCTCGAGGTCGCCATGGTGGGCGGCGGTTCGTTCGGGTGGAACCCCGGCGAGTGGACCGACGACACCTCGATGGCGCTGGCGATCGCCGAAGTGGCCGCGACTGGCGCCGATCTGCGCGACGAGCCGGCCCAGACCGCAATCGTCACGCGGTGGTATGAGTGGTCCTTGACAGCGACGGACGTGGGCAATCAAACCCGCAGCGTCCTGGGCGCCACGGGCCGCGCCGGCGTCTCGGCCGCCAACGCGCTGGCCGCGTCGCGGATGTTGCACGAGCGCACCGGTCACACGGCAGGCAACGGATCGCTGATGCGGACCGCGCCCGTCGCGCTGGCCTACCTCGACGACGAGGACGCGTTGGTCGACGCCGCGCGGACCATCAGCGAGCTGACCCACTTCGATCCCGACGCCGCCGAGGCCTGCGTGCTCTGGTGCCTGGCGATCCGGCACGCCGTGCTGACGGGTGATCTCGACGTGCGCGCCGGACTGGAACGCCTGACCGATGCCCGTCGGGAACTCTGGGTCGAGCGACTGGACGTGGCGGAGGCGTCGGTGCCGTCGTCGTTCCGGCGCAACGGCTGGGTGGTGGAGGCTCTGCAGGCGGCCTGGTCGGCGATCACGACGACGCCGGTGCCCGCCGACGATCCGACCGCGGGCGTGTTCGCAGCGGATCACCTGCGACTGGCGCTCGATGCTGCGGTGCGGTCGGGCAACGACACCGACACCGTCGCGGCGATCGCCGGTGGGCTACTCGGCGCGAGGTGGGGCGCGTCTGCAGTGCCGGGCACGTGGCGCAGGCTGCTGAACGGATGGCCGGGTCTGAAGGCGCGGGGTCTGGTGTCGCTGGCGACGCGGATCGTGGGGGCCGATCGTCCGTTCGACAACTACGTCGTTCCGATGACCCCCTCGCCGCACCCGCATGACGACGGGGTGTGGCTCGGCGATCTGGCCACGCTGCAGGCGCTTCCCGAGGACGTGGGCGCCGTCGTCTCACTGTGCCGGGTCAACGACCGGGATCTGCCACCCGGCGTCGAGCAGATCGACATCCGCCTGATCGACGTCGTGGGCGCCAACGCGCATCTCGACTTCGTGCTGCTCGACACGGTGCGGCTGCTCGAGGCGTTGCGGGCCGAGGGGCGGACCGTCCTGCTGCACTGCGTGGCCGCACACAGCCGGACCCCCGCGGTGGCCGCGCTGTACGGCGCGCGCAGGGCGGGGCTCAGCGGGCGCGACGCCTTGGCGGCGGTGTGCGAGGTGCTTCCGGACGCCTACCCGAACTGGGACTTCCGCGACGCGCTCGACCGCCTCGCGCCGTGA
- a CDS encoding serine hydrolase: MTALAVLTGCGSTEPSQEASSAPAQDQLSDVLPPLMPAMPLPDNAVEDAVAKLDGIAKRLMDQTGIPGMSVAVVHGGKTVYSKGFGVKDSRNGSGDVNKIDPDTVFQLASLSKPVGSTVVAHEVGKGAIGWDTPIAEKLPWFALADPAVTRMVTVGDMYSHRSGLPDHAGDMLEDMGYDRRQILERLRQLPLDPFRVSYAYTNFGLTAAAEAVAVNAGTTWEDLSQDVMFRPLGMTSTSSRFDEYQARPNRAAGHIHVDGKYFPRYVRDPQPEAPAGGVSSSANDMAKWMAMVLANGSHDGKTIVEPAALLPALSPQIVSSPPTEAAMRSGFYGYGFNVGSTSAGRTQMSHSGAFELGANTNVLFLPSADVGIVVLTNATPAGVPETLTAEFADLVQYGEVRTDWFKLYNGAYVEMEKPVGSLVGQQPPANPAPPAPLSEYVGDYANPYFGAARITERNGELNLALGPKLNVPLKHWNGNVFAVSFVTENSPPGSTSTATFDGDVLKLEYYDEDGMGTFLR; this comes from the coding sequence ATGACCGCCCTGGCCGTGCTCACGGGTTGCGGCTCGACGGAGCCGTCGCAGGAGGCCTCCAGCGCCCCGGCGCAGGACCAGCTCTCCGACGTCCTGCCGCCGCTGATGCCGGCGATGCCCTTGCCCGACAACGCGGTCGAGGACGCGGTGGCCAAGCTCGACGGCATCGCGAAGCGACTGATGGATCAGACCGGCATACCCGGTATGTCCGTCGCCGTCGTGCACGGCGGAAAGACGGTGTATTCGAAGGGTTTCGGCGTCAAGGACAGTCGCAACGGCAGCGGCGACGTGAACAAGATCGACCCCGACACGGTGTTCCAGCTGGCCTCGCTGTCCAAGCCGGTCGGGTCCACCGTCGTCGCCCACGAGGTGGGCAAGGGCGCGATCGGGTGGGACACGCCGATCGCCGAGAAGCTGCCCTGGTTCGCCCTCGCCGACCCCGCCGTCACCCGCATGGTGACCGTCGGCGACATGTACTCGCACCGCTCGGGTCTGCCCGATCATGCCGGCGACATGCTCGAGGACATGGGCTACGACCGCAGACAGATCCTGGAACGGCTGCGCCAACTGCCGCTCGACCCGTTCCGAGTCTCGTACGCCTACACCAACTTCGGCTTGACGGCGGCAGCCGAGGCGGTGGCCGTCAATGCGGGTACGACGTGGGAGGACCTCAGTCAGGACGTGATGTTCCGGCCACTGGGCATGACGTCGACCAGCTCGCGCTTCGACGAATACCAGGCCCGGCCCAACCGCGCCGCAGGCCACATCCACGTCGACGGCAAGTACTTCCCGCGCTACGTCCGCGACCCGCAGCCCGAGGCTCCCGCGGGAGGCGTCAGCAGTTCCGCCAACGACATGGCGAAGTGGATGGCGATGGTGCTGGCCAACGGTTCTCACGACGGCAAGACGATCGTCGAACCGGCGGCGCTGCTGCCGGCGCTGTCGCCGCAGATCGTGTCCAGCCCGCCCACCGAAGCAGCCATGCGGTCGGGCTTCTACGGCTACGGCTTCAACGTCGGGTCTACGTCGGCGGGCCGGACGCAGATGAGCCATTCGGGCGCCTTCGAACTGGGCGCCAACACCAACGTGCTCTTCCTGCCGTCCGCTGACGTCGGCATCGTCGTCCTGACCAACGCCACGCCTGCCGGAGTGCCCGAGACGCTCACCGCCGAGTTCGCCGACCTGGTGCAGTACGGCGAAGTGCGCACCGACTGGTTCAAGCTCTACAACGGTGCGTACGTCGAGATGGAGAAGCCGGTCGGCTCGCTGGTGGGGCAGCAGCCGCCCGCCAACCCCGCGCCCCCTGCGCCACTGTCCGAGTACGTCGGCGACTATGCCAACCCGTACTTCGGGGCTGCGCGCATCACCGAGCGCAACGGCGAGCTGAACCTCGCCCTCGGACCGAAACTCAACGTGCCGCTGAAGCATTGGAACGGCAACGTATTCGCCGTCTCCTTCGTCACCGAGAACTCGCCGCCCGGCAGCACGTCGACCGCCACGTTCGACGGTGACGTGCTGAAGCTGGAGTACTACGACGAAGACGGTATGGGAACGTTCTTGCGATGA
- a CDS encoding carboxyl transferase domain-containing protein, whose translation MSRIAARALRDAVLDAGSFRSWDAAPLAVPTNPDYRRELDEAAAATGLDESVLTGEGTVFGRRIAVVACEFDFLAGSIGVAAAERITAAIERATAESLPLVASPSSGGTRMQEGTVAFLQMVKIAAAVELHKRAHLPYLVYLRHPTTGGVFASWGSLGHVTAAEPGALIGFLGPRVYEHLYGEPFPKGIQTAENLHRHGVLDGVVPLEVLRSVLHRTLKVVLDPPGLLSDPPEPEPVADVPAWDSVEASRRPDRPGVRYLLEHGTTERVLLSGTGGQGEAATTLLALARFAGQPAVVVGQQRGRGGGLVGPRALREARRGMSLAASLRLPLVLVIDTAGPALSAEAEEGGLAGEIARCLAELVTLDTPTVSVLLGQGSGGPALAMVPADRVLAAQHGWLAPLPPEGASAIVYRDVDHAPDLAAAQGIRSLDLLHDGVVDVIVGERHDASDTPADFTDRLAATIAAELVALRDVPDDARLAARLRRYRRIGLP comes from the coding sequence GTGAGTCGGATAGCCGCCAGGGCGCTTCGCGATGCCGTGTTGGACGCGGGATCGTTCCGCAGCTGGGACGCCGCGCCGTTGGCGGTGCCCACCAATCCCGACTACCGCCGGGAACTCGACGAGGCGGCCGCGGCTACGGGGCTCGACGAGTCCGTGCTGACCGGTGAGGGCACGGTGTTCGGCAGGCGCATCGCGGTCGTCGCCTGCGAGTTCGACTTCCTGGCGGGCTCCATCGGCGTTGCTGCGGCCGAGCGGATCACCGCCGCGATCGAACGGGCGACCGCCGAGAGTCTGCCGCTGGTGGCGTCGCCCAGTTCGGGCGGCACCCGGATGCAGGAGGGCACGGTCGCGTTCCTGCAGATGGTGAAGATCGCGGCAGCGGTCGAGCTGCACAAGCGCGCGCACCTGCCGTACCTCGTCTACCTGCGGCATCCGACGACGGGCGGGGTGTTCGCGTCGTGGGGATCGCTGGGTCACGTCACCGCCGCCGAGCCGGGTGCGCTGATCGGCTTCCTGGGTCCCCGGGTGTACGAGCACCTGTACGGCGAGCCGTTCCCGAAGGGCATCCAGACTGCGGAGAACCTGCACCGCCACGGCGTGCTCGACGGCGTCGTTCCGCTGGAGGTGCTGCGGTCGGTGCTGCACCGCACGCTCAAGGTCGTCCTCGATCCGCCGGGCCTGCTGTCCGACCCGCCCGAGCCGGAGCCCGTTGCCGACGTTCCGGCCTGGGACTCGGTGGAGGCGTCGCGGCGGCCCGACCGGCCGGGGGTCCGCTATCTGCTCGAGCACGGCACCACCGAACGGGTGCTGCTGTCGGGCACGGGCGGCCAGGGCGAGGCGGCAACGACGCTGCTCGCGCTGGCCCGGTTCGCCGGCCAACCCGCGGTGGTCGTCGGCCAGCAGCGCGGTCGCGGCGGCGGGCTGGTAGGACCACGTGCGCTGCGGGAGGCTCGGCGCGGGATGTCGCTCGCCGCGAGCCTGCGATTGCCGCTGGTGCTCGTCATCGACACCGCGGGTCCGGCGTTGTCGGCCGAGGCCGAGGAGGGTGGGCTGGCCGGTGAGATCGCGCGCTGCCTGGCCGAACTCGTCACGCTCGACACCCCGACGGTGTCGGTGCTGCTGGGTCAGGGCAGCGGCGGTCCCGCACTGGCGATGGTGCCCGCCGACCGGGTGCTCGCCGCGCAGCACGGCTGGCTCGCGCCGCTGCCGCCCGAGGGCGCCAGTGCGATCGTCTACCGCGACGTCGACCACGCCCCAGATCTCGCTGCGGCTCAGGGCATTCGATCGCTGGACCTGCTCCACGACGGCGTCGTCGACGTGATCGTCGGGGAGCGCCACGACGCCTCCGACACGCCTGCGGACTTCACCGACCGGCTGGCGGCGACCATCGCCGCCGAGTTGGTGGCACTGCGCGACGTTCCCGACGACGCCCGGCTGGCTGCGCGGTTGCGTCGCTACCGACGCATCGGGCTGCCCTGA
- a CDS encoding 3-keto-5-aminohexanoate cleavage protein, with product MIYLKACINGARTPDQHPGLPVTPAQLAEAAVRSHQAGAQAVHMHPKTPDGKDSLEPDAVGAAVAAVREAIPGLPLGVTTGFWALPDPDARRRAVQAWTVLPDFASLNWHEPGAPDLAKVLLDMGVGVEIGLFHAEAVASWAESEMVEHCMRVMIELQGNQDASVADDMLARVRAADTPAPVLLHGLDESCWPLLEHAGSCDVQTRIGMEDTLRLPDGSTAPGNAELVAAAVALLSR from the coding sequence GTGATCTACCTCAAGGCCTGCATCAACGGTGCCCGCACGCCGGACCAGCACCCCGGGCTGCCGGTCACGCCTGCGCAGCTGGCCGAGGCCGCAGTCCGGTCCCATCAGGCGGGCGCGCAGGCCGTGCACATGCACCCCAAGACGCCCGACGGCAAGGACTCTTTGGAGCCCGACGCCGTCGGGGCAGCAGTGGCGGCCGTCCGCGAGGCCATCCCGGGGCTGCCGCTCGGCGTCACGACGGGCTTCTGGGCGCTACCCGACCCCGACGCCAGGCGCCGCGCGGTGCAGGCGTGGACGGTCCTGCCGGACTTCGCCTCGCTCAACTGGCACGAACCCGGCGCGCCCGATCTGGCGAAGGTGCTGCTGGACATGGGCGTCGGCGTCGAGATCGGGCTGTTCCACGCCGAGGCCGTCGCGTCGTGGGCGGAGTCCGAGATGGTCGAACACTGCATGCGCGTGATGATCGAGTTGCAGGGCAACCAGGACGCCAGCGTCGCCGACGACATGCTGGCCAGGGTGCGCGCCGCCGATACGCCGGCGCCGGTGCTGCTGCACGGGCTCGACGAGAGCTGCTGGCCGCTGCTGGAACACGCCGGCTCGTGCGACGTCCAGACCCGCATCGGCATGGAGGACACGCTGCGGCTTCCCGACGGGTCGACCGCGCCGGGCAACGCCGAACTGGTGGCGGCCGCGGTCGCACTGCTCAGTCGGTAG
- a CDS encoding antitoxin: protein MGFLDKVKNAVSKNADKVETAIDKVGDVVDKKTQGKYASHVDKVQEAAKKAAREQAAKQRPGQVPPNQQPGPNTPPQAPNPPLS from the coding sequence ATGGGATTCTTGGACAAGGTGAAGAACGCGGTGTCGAAGAACGCCGACAAGGTAGAGACCGCCATCGACAAGGTGGGCGACGTCGTCGACAAGAAGACGCAGGGCAAGTACGCGTCGCACGTCGACAAGGTGCAGGAGGCTGCCAAGAAGGCGGCGCGCGAGCAGGCCGCCAAGCAGCGGCCCGGACAGGTGCCGCCCAACCAGCAGCCCGGCCCGAACACGCCCCCGCAGGCGCCGAACCCCCCGCTGTCGTAG
- a CDS encoding enoyl-CoA hydratase: MIGVSRDGAVLTLEMQRPERRNALNSELVDGLREVIEKAAAEDVRAIVLTGGGHVFSSGADLSGGQGVADELPDKARALNIAIDQAPLPVIGAINGPAIGAGVILSMICDLRVVAPEAYFQFPVAKYGIALDNWSIRRLTSLVGAGRARGMLLAAERLTADDALATGMANRIGTLADAQAWAQEIAGFAPLALQHAKRVLNDDGAYEDAWPAHKELFDRAWASSDIIEAQVARIEKRPPNFKGA, from the coding sequence ATGATTGGTGTTAGCCGTGACGGCGCCGTGCTGACCTTGGAGATGCAACGCCCCGAGCGACGCAACGCGCTCAACAGCGAACTGGTCGACGGCCTGCGCGAGGTGATCGAGAAGGCAGCCGCAGAGGACGTCCGCGCCATCGTCCTCACCGGCGGCGGACACGTCTTCAGTTCCGGCGCCGACCTCTCCGGCGGCCAGGGCGTCGCCGACGAGCTGCCCGACAAGGCCAGGGCGCTCAACATCGCGATCGACCAGGCGCCGCTCCCGGTCATCGGGGCGATCAACGGACCGGCCATCGGCGCCGGTGTCATCCTCTCGATGATCTGCGATCTACGGGTCGTCGCACCCGAGGCGTACTTCCAGTTCCCCGTCGCGAAATACGGCATCGCACTGGACAACTGGAGCATCCGCCGGCTGACGTCGCTGGTCGGGGCCGGCCGTGCGCGCGGCATGCTGCTGGCCGCCGAGCGCCTCACCGCCGACGACGCGCTGGCGACCGGAATGGCCAACCGCATCGGCACGCTCGCCGACGCGCAGGCCTGGGCTCAGGAGATCGCGGGCTTCGCGCCCCTGGCGCTGCAGCACGCCAAGCGCGTGCTCAACGACGACGGCGCCTACGAGGACGCCTGGCCCGCACACAAGGAACTCTTCGACCGGGCATGGGCCAGCAGCGACATCATCGAGGCCCAGGTGGCCCGCATCGAGAAGCGACCCCCGAACTTCAAGGGCGCCTGA
- a CDS encoding HAD-IC family P-type ATPase: MSSALAQGLSDAEVAERVAAGKTNDVPARAARSVSEIVRANVLTRINAILGVLFLIVLATGSLINGLFGLLIVANSAIGIIQELRAKRTLDELAIVGQARPTVRRMSGTTELPPSEVVLDDVIELGPGDQIVVDGTILEETNLEVDESLLTGEADAIAKDAGDDVMSGSFVVAGSGAYRATKVGREAYAAKLAEEASKFTLVKSELRSGINKILQFITYLLVPAGLLIIYTQLFTTGADWRESVLRMVGALVPMVPEGLVLMTSIAFAVGVVRLGRRQCLVQELPAIEGLARVDVVCADKTGTLTENGMRLAETKTLAEPRAGGQERSDRGNDTDDVLAQLAADDAHPNASIAAIAEAHPTAPGWTATATAPFKSATKWSGASYGEHANWVIGAPDVLLDPAAPEAEEAERLGAQGLRVLLLASSDRAVDAPDAPGVVTPVALVVLEQRVRPDARDTLDYFASQHVTVKVISGDNAVSVGAVAGTLGLRGEAMDARKLPAEPDDLAAALEECTTFGRVRPDQKRAMVHALQSRGHTVAMTGDGVNDVLALKDADIGVAMGSGSSASRAVAQIVLLDNKFATLPYVVGEGRRVIGNIERVSNLFLTKTVYSVLLAMAVGLAGLASAIFGTDPLPFPFQPIHVTIAAWFTIGIPAFVLSLAPNNERAHTGFVRRVMTSALPSGVVVGTTTFVSYLLAYEGRAATPTQQTQASTAALITLLVGAVWVLAVVARPYEWWRVALVAVSGLAYVLIFSVPMAQELFLLDPSNATVTTTALVVGLIGAAVIEVVWWAQGAMLGERRRLWRSADL; the protein is encoded by the coding sequence TTGAGCAGCGCCCTGGCCCAGGGCCTCTCCGACGCCGAGGTCGCCGAGCGGGTCGCCGCAGGCAAGACCAACGACGTCCCGGCGCGGGCGGCGCGCAGCGTCTCGGAGATCGTCCGCGCCAACGTGCTGACCCGGATCAACGCGATCCTCGGGGTGCTGTTCCTCATCGTGCTCGCCACGGGATCGTTGATCAACGGACTGTTCGGCCTGCTCATCGTCGCCAACAGCGCCATCGGCATCATCCAGGAGCTGCGGGCCAAGCGGACACTCGACGAACTCGCGATCGTGGGCCAGGCCCGGCCCACCGTGCGCAGGATGTCGGGCACGACCGAACTCCCGCCCAGCGAAGTGGTGCTCGACGACGTCATCGAACTCGGCCCCGGCGACCAGATCGTGGTCGACGGAACGATTCTCGAAGAGACCAACCTCGAAGTCGACGAGTCGCTGCTCACCGGTGAGGCCGACGCCATCGCCAAGGACGCCGGCGACGACGTCATGTCCGGCAGCTTCGTCGTCGCGGGCAGCGGCGCCTACCGCGCCACCAAGGTGGGCCGCGAGGCGTACGCCGCCAAACTCGCCGAGGAAGCCAGCAAGTTCACGCTGGTGAAGTCCGAATTGCGCAGCGGCATCAACAAGATCCTGCAGTTCATCACCTACCTGCTGGTGCCCGCGGGCCTGCTGATCATCTACACGCAGTTGTTCACCACCGGTGCGGACTGGCGCGAGTCGGTGCTCCGCATGGTCGGGGCGTTGGTGCCGATGGTTCCCGAGGGCTTGGTGCTGATGACGTCGATCGCGTTCGCGGTCGGGGTGGTCCGGCTGGGCCGCAGGCAGTGCCTGGTGCAGGAGCTGCCCGCCATCGAAGGCCTCGCCCGCGTCGACGTGGTGTGCGCCGACAAGACCGGGACACTCACCGAGAACGGCATGCGGCTCGCCGAGACCAAGACGCTGGCCGAGCCGCGCGCCGGCGGGCAGGAGCGTAGCGACCGGGGGAATGACACCGACGACGTGCTGGCACAGCTCGCCGCCGACGACGCTCACCCCAACGCCAGCATCGCGGCCATCGCCGAGGCCCATCCCACCGCTCCGGGCTGGACGGCCACCGCCACCGCGCCGTTCAAGTCGGCGACCAAGTGGAGCGGCGCGTCCTACGGCGAGCACGCCAACTGGGTGATCGGGGCTCCCGACGTACTGCTCGATCCGGCGGCCCCGGAGGCCGAGGAGGCCGAACGGCTCGGCGCCCAGGGATTGCGCGTCTTGCTGCTCGCCTCGTCGGACCGGGCGGTCGACGCCCCCGACGCGCCAGGCGTCGTCACCCCGGTCGCGCTGGTGGTGCTCGAGCAGCGCGTCCGGCCCGACGCCCGTGACACCCTGGACTACTTCGCCTCCCAGCACGTCACGGTCAAGGTGATCAGCGGCGACAACGCCGTGTCGGTCGGCGCGGTGGCGGGCACGCTCGGCCTGCGCGGCGAGGCCATGGACGCCCGCAAGCTGCCCGCGGAGCCCGACGACCTCGCCGCCGCACTCGAGGAGTGCACCACCTTCGGTCGAGTGCGACCGGACCAGAAGCGCGCGATGGTGCACGCGCTGCAGTCGCGCGGTCACACCGTCGCGATGACCGGCGACGGCGTCAACGACGTGCTGGCGCTCAAGGACGCCGACATCGGCGTCGCCATGGGCTCGGGGTCGTCCGCGTCCCGCGCGGTTGCCCAGATCGTGTTGCTGGACAACAAGTTCGCGACGCTGCCGTACGTCGTCGGCGAGGGCCGCCGCGTCATCGGGAACATCGAACGCGTCTCGAATCTGTTCCTGACCAAGACGGTGTACTCGGTGCTGCTGGCGATGGCAGTTGGGCTGGCCGGTCTGGCGTCGGCGATCTTCGGCACCGATCCGCTGCCGTTCCCGTTCCAACCGATCCACGTGACGATCGCGGCGTGGTTCACGATCGGCATCCCGGCCTTCGTGCTCTCGCTGGCACCCAACAACGAACGGGCGCACACAGGTTTCGTCCGGCGCGTGATGACCTCGGCGCTGCCGTCGGGCGTCGTGGTGGGCACGACGACGTTCGTGTCGTACCTGCTGGCCTACGAGGGCAGGGCGGCGACGCCGACTCAGCAGACCCAGGCGTCGACGGCTGCGCTGATCACGCTGCTCGTCGGCGCGGTCTGGGTGCTCGCCGTGGTGGCCCGGCCGTACGAGTGGTGGCGCGTGGCGTTGGTCGCGGTCTCGGGCCTGGCCTACGTATTGATCTTCTCGGTACCGATGGCCCAGGAATTGTTCCTGCTCGATCCGTCGAACGCCACGGTCACGACGACGGCACTGGTCGTCGGGCTGATCGGCGCGGCCGTCATCGAGGTCGTCTGGTGGGCGCAGGGCGCGATGCTGGGGGAGCGGCGCCGGCTCTGGCGCTCGGCCGATCTGTGA
- a CDS encoding NUDIX hydrolase, translating into MARLDEYPQPSVAVDTAVLTLEPNGGDLLVLQVPRPNERGWALPGTFMHVDELLEQAVHRSLRDKAGVTGLRPRQLHVFDAIDRDDRGRVLSVAHMAVVPLAALDERFADRTRLMPVSRPGRMWRDHEAIIDAAVARLRAKYAEYPDPDRLAGETFTLSDLRRVHEAVAGEPIPRDAFARRLTRRGLIEPTGETTEGSRGRPAEVYRRQGSPMRR; encoded by the coding sequence ATGGCTCGGCTCGACGAGTACCCGCAGCCGTCGGTCGCCGTCGACACCGCCGTGCTGACGCTCGAGCCGAACGGCGGCGACCTCCTGGTGCTGCAGGTGCCGCGACCCAACGAGCGGGGCTGGGCCCTGCCCGGCACCTTCATGCACGTCGACGAGCTACTCGAGCAAGCCGTTCACCGCTCGCTGCGCGACAAGGCCGGAGTGACGGGGTTGAGGCCGAGGCAGCTGCACGTCTTCGACGCCATCGACCGCGACGACCGGGGGCGCGTGCTGTCGGTGGCCCACATGGCGGTCGTCCCGCTCGCGGCGCTCGACGAACGGTTCGCCGACCGGACGCGGCTGATGCCGGTGTCGCGACCCGGCCGAATGTGGCGCGACCACGAGGCGATCATCGACGCAGCGGTCGCGCGTCTACGCGCCAAGTACGCCGAGTATCCCGACCCCGACCGGCTCGCCGGAGAGACGTTCACGCTCAGCGACCTTCGGCGGGTTCACGAAGCCGTTGCAGGAGAACCAATTCCGCGCGACGCCTTCGCGCGCAGGTTGACCAGGCGTGGGCTGATCGAGCCGACGGGTGAGACCACCGAGGGCAGCCGCGGCAGACCGGCAGAGGTGTACCGCCGTCAGGGCAGCCCGATGCGTCGGTAG